The following DNA comes from Enterocloster bolteae.
CCGGATACCTTGGCCGCTTCCGGATTGCCGCCCACGATATAAATGTTCTTCCCAAACACAGTCTTGTTGAGCAGAAACCAAACGCCGACAATGGCAATGACGGCGATGACCACTAAAAAGGAAATCTGGCCAAATACCTTAAAGCTGCTGAGCACAGTCAAGTCATTCCTTATGCCTCCGATGGGCTGGGAATTGTTCGGCTTCTTTGCAAAGTACAGACAGTTAATGCCGTAGACAATGGTGCTCATGCCGAATGTGGCGATAAAAGGCGCCATCTTTAGCTTTGCAATCATAAAGCCGTTGACAGCTCCTATCACAGCAACCAGAGCCAGGGTCATGATGACGGGAATGATAATGGGAAGTTCAGGCAGGCCAGGCCAGAACTTGTTGGAATAGTCCGCCATCTGGGACAGGGATGCCACCATAACGGCTGCCAGGCCCACCTGGCGGCCGCCGGAAAGGTCTGTTCCTCCTAAGAGCAGAGCGAACATCAGCCCCAATGCACATATCATTTTAACGGCAGACTGGGTCAGTATGTCTGTCAATACTCTTATTTGCAGAAAAGAAGGTTCGATTATGATAATTCCTATAATCATGAATACCAGCACGATGATAAGAGCTTTATCCATCATGATATTCTTTATGTCTTTTGCTGTCAACTCCTTTATTTTCATACTGACACTCCTTCTTTCGTTTTATCTTCAAATTGGGTGGCGTACTTCATCACCTCAACCTGGGTAGCCTCCGTTTTGCCAAGGATACCTGTCTGCTTTCCGGCGCACATAATCATGATACGATCCGACATTCCCAACAACTCCGGCATCTCAGAGGAAACCATAATGATCGCCTTTCCCTTTTTCACTAAATCCTGCATGATTCGGTATATCTCATATTTAGCGCCCACATCCACTCCCCTGGTGGGTTCGTCCAGCATAATGACATCACAGTTTGCCAGCAGCCATCTGCCAATCAGCACCTTCTGCTGATTCCCTCCCGACAGGTTCTTGATAAGCGTTTTTGTCCCGGCCATGCGGACATCCAGATCCGTGCACACCTTGTCAACGCTGGGGAACAGTTTTTTCGTATGGATGTATCCGAAAACATTGCCTGTCAGTTTCTTATAGGCAACCGTCAGGGCGTTGTCCCAGACTGACAGCATGGGAATGATTCCCGTTGCCCTGCGCTCTTCTGTCAGAAGGGCGAAGCCGTTGCGTATGGCATCCTGGGGTGAATGGTTGACCACTGTTTTTCCATTGACAGTCAGTTCCCCGCTTACAATTCTTCGCAGGCCGAATATGGCTTCTATGAGCTCTGTCCTCTGTGCCCCCACCAGTCCGCCTATGCCCAGTATCTCCCCCTTATGAAGGTCGAAGGACACGTTTTTAAAGGATCGCGGGTCTGCACTGGTAAAGTTCTTTACCTGCAGCATCACCTCATCTGTTCTTGCGTCCTCGCACAAAGGAAATCGCTCGTTCATCTTTCTTCCCACCATTTGGCCTATCAGCTGGTCTATGGTAATGTCCTTTATATCCCATGTGCCTATGTACTGGCCGTCCCGCATCACTGTTATCTCGTCCGCTATCTCAAATATCTCCTCCAGCTTGTGGGATATATAGATAATAGAGCGCCCTTCCTTTCTAAGCTTGTCAATGATTTTAAAAAGATGCTGTGTCTCTGCCACAGTCAGTGAGGAGGTCGGCTCGTCCATAATGATAATTTTTGCATTATATGAGACAGCCTTTGCTATCTCAATTGCCTGCATCTGTGAAACGGAGAGGTTCTTTGCAAAGGTTGTCACGTCTATATCAAAATCCAAATCCCGAAGCAGGTTCCTGGTCTTTTCCATCATCTGGTTTTCATCCACCACAATGCCTTTTGTCTGGAACCTGCCCGCCCATATATTGTCCACCACATTCCTGTAAGGAACCGGATTCAGCTCCTGGTGAATCATGGAAATGCCGTTTTTCAGCGCATCATTGGGATCTTTGATATCCATGACCCGGCCATCAATTTCAATGGTACCGCTGTCCGGATGATACAGGCCGAACAGACACTTCATCAAAGTGGATTTGCCGGCCCCGTTCTCGCCGATTAATGCATGTACACTTCCAGGCTTCACCGCAAGCTTAATATTGTCAAGGGCTTTTACTCCGGGGAAGGATTTAGACATATTTGCTATCTTCAGTCTGTATTCTTCCATCTGCATCCTCCAGATTCCTTATTCGGATTGGGCCACTGCCAGCATGTCCTCCAGGGTTGCGCTTAAATTGCTTTCATCAACAATCACATACGGTACCCATACATATTTTCCGTCAACCGTACAGTTCACGCCTACCACGTCCTCTGTGATTTCCGTTCCTGCATGTACTGCCTTTATCACATTGATGATGGCGTCAGACTGGCTCTTCCTGTCATTCAGCACAGTGCCCAAAAGGGAACCTGCCTTCATTGCCTCCAGGGCGTCGATATTAGCATCAATTCCCACGATGGGAACAAACTTCTCAGCATCCCCTGAGTTATAGCCATTGTTGATGCAGGCCTGCACCGCGCCCATAGCCATGGAGTCGTTGTTGCAGAGGACACCTTCAATCCCGTCGATTCCGTAAGCGGTAATCCACGCATTCATTTTATCCAGTGCCTGGGCCTGGTCCCAGTTGGCGGTATCGCAGGCAAGAATCTCATATTCGATTCCGTTCTTTTCCAGGGTCTCTTTATACGCATCTGTGCGAAGTGTCACATCCTGCTGGCCGATTTCTCCCTGAAGAATGACCAGAGAAAGTTTTCCGTCCCCGTTTTTATCTGCAATATCTTTATTGTCATTCCAGTAGTTAATCAGTGCCTGGGCGCACATTTCGCCTGACTGTTTGGCCTGGGCGCCTACATACCAGATGTTTTCGTAGCGGTTCATGGTATCTTCCATCGGCTCCATATTGAAGAATACAGCCGGCACGCCGTCAGCATCGCATTTCTTCATCATGTTCTCAATGCTCTCCCTGTCAGGCGCGCATATGGCAACCACATCCGTCTTTTTGCTCAGGGCCACCTCTAATTTGGAATTGGCCGTGGATACGTCATTTGCCGCGTCCTGCATATCCAGGGTGATACCGCCCGACTTTTCAGCCTCGTTCTGCATAATGATGCGGAATCCGCTCTGGAACTGGTCGTCAAAGGCCCTCCAGATAACAGTGGCCTTCATCTCTGCCTGGGCCTCTCCCTGCTGGGCGGCACTCTCTGAATTTCCGGCTGATTCACTGCCTGCCGGAACTGCCGGCTTTGTCTCCCCCAGACCGCCGGAGCAGGCTGTTAATGTACCCATCATCACGGCTGCTGTCAACCCACATACGAATCTGTTCATGCTTTTTTTCATAAGTCATCTTCTCCTTTTTGATATATTAATCCATCAGTGCAAATTCTCTCATCTTTCCCTTAATAAACTCCCTTGCGCAGGCCTGTGAATTGACAAACATGCCTGTATTATACTTAAAGTCCGGCTTCTGCTTCATATCCTCAAAGGAATTGGCAACCGCTATCAATACATCTGTGGCAATATTGATTTTTCTGATTCCGTTCCTGATTGCTTCCTGTACCTGCTCCTTAGGTGTTCCCGAACCGCCGTGAAGCACAATGGGAACATCCACCACATCATGTATCTTTTTAAGCCGTTCAATGTTCAGATGGGGAGCCGCCACATATACGCCGTGCTGCGTCCCGATGCTGACAGCGATACAGTCAATGCCTGTGCGCTCCACAAATTCCTTTGCCTGGTCCGGGTCTGTCTGGGCAGATTCAGGGTCGCCTTCCACCTTAAAGTTTCCTTCTTCTCCCACCAGCTTGCCTAATTCCCCTTCCACCGTGATTCCGTAGCAGTGGGCATAATCAGCCACCTTTTTGGTCAGCGCCACATTCTCCTCAAAGGGAAGGGATGAGCCATCTATCATGACGGAGGAATATCCGGCCTGTATGGCCTGTACGCATTCCTCATATGTACGGCAGTGGTCCAGATGAAGCGCAACAGGAACTTTGCAGTCAGCTGCCTTCATGGCTCTTTTAACCGTATCCACAGTCCCCTCAAAACCGCCCATCAAATCGCAGCAGTCCGTACCTGTGATAAAGATGACCGGAATATCCAACTCTGTACCTGCCTCAATTGCTGCCAATGCAGTTTCATAGGATACAGTCACATATGCGCCATAGGCAATGTTCCTCTCCTCAGCCATCTCCAAAATGTCTTTCATCGGTGATAATTTCATAAGTCTTCTTCTCCTTTTATTTTAGTTTTTTATGGTGATTGTATATGTACAACTCGTCTTCATAGGGCAGTATACCGCCCGCCGCCCCCATATGCTGGACACTGTGGGAAGCAACTGAGCCTGCTAATCCAGCACTTTCAAAAAATGAAAGCCCGTTGACCAGGCCGGCCATCAGCCCGGCCATAAAGGAATCACCTGCCCCCGTGGTGTCCACGGCCCTGATCCCTCTCGGGCATTCTATATACCGCTCCCTGATAAAATCTGTGGCATAGCATCCCTTTGAACCAAGCTTGATTCCAAAATAGGCAAGTCCCATGGGCTTAAAGGCGCTGCTGATGTCCGGTATCTCCCGGCATCCGGTTATGGCCAATGCTTCCTCATAGCTTGGGAAAAAAACATCTGTATAGGGCAGAACCTCCTTAAACATATCCATCCAGCAGCTGCAGACAGACCTCTGGTTAATAGCCGCATCCATGACCGTCATCCTGCCATGTGCCTTGGCCCGCCTCAGGATTCTGGCAAGTCCGCCCTGGTTCATCCGGTTAAAGCTGCAAGCAGAACCAATGTATACAATATCCGCATTCTCAACAGCCTTCTCCGGCAGGTCACTGTCATCCACCTCGTCAAAAATCGTCACATCTGACAGGAAATGCCTCTCTCCATTTTCCTCAATCAGTGCAAAACTGGATGCCGTCGCATGGACCGGGTCTGTTACCACATGTGAAACATCCATTCCCAGCTTCCTGCATTGGTCCAGAACAAACCTTCCATTCAGGTCATCTCCCACCCGTCCCGCCATGGTGACAGGAATGCCCAGACGTGATAATGCGATAGCTGTATTGAGAGCGTCCCCGCCGCAGGCCTGTATCGGTTTTTCTATCATGGTGCAGTCCCTGCTTAAGGCATCCCGGTCCACCGGCCTTAACAAAGTATCGCACACCATCATTCCAAAACTAAGCACCACCTTTTAAACCACCCCTCCTTCATCCATATGTCCGTACATACATATAATTGCACAATGATGTATATTTGTCAAGTAGTTGTGGTAAAATTATAATAAAATGTTATTTTTTCAAATTTTCCCTTGCATTTTTCACAACATGCTTTACAATATAATTGATGTTTTGTTTGTACATACATATGTATCTAACTTGAAAGGATTTTAAATTATGACCATGTTCACCAAAGAAATAAATAAAGATGTGCCCATCCCCCTTTATTACCAGCTGAAAAATATCATCAAAACAGATATTGAGAACGGCACTTTAAAGACCGGGGATACTATTCCCACTGAAATGGAAATCATGAGCCACTACAACATAAGCCGCTTTACGGTGCGCCAGGCCATCTCCGAGCTGGTAAATGAAGGTTACCTGCTGCGGAAAACCAGCAAAGGCACCTTTGTCACAGAGCCTAATAAAAAAACAAGCTTCATCAAGTCCTTTGAACCATTCCACCAGCAAATCCAGGAGCTGGGCAAGACCCCGCATACGGAACTGTTGGACATGTCCGTCATGAAACCGGATGATCGGATCAGGGAACTTCTGCGTCTTGGTACCAATGACAAGGTTATCTCCCTGTTCAGACGGCGTTTTGCGGATGCAACGCCTGTGGTGACAATCCAGAACTATCTTCCCTACAACCTCTGTCATTTTGTGCTGAGCCATGACTTTAAGGATGTTTCACTGTACAATCTCTTCATGTCACGGCCGGAAACCTGCATTGACAATACCCGAACCATTGTTTCCGCCGAAACAGCCACTCCCGAGGATGTTAAGCTGCTGGAGGTAAAGCCCGGCAGTCCCATGCTTTGCTTTAATAATATTTCCACCACCAGCGACGGTACCATAATTGACTATGCCTATGCCCATTACCGTGGGGATATGAACAAGTTTGAAATCAACGAAAGCCCCAAATAACCCATCTGCAGCATTCTTCTGCCCTTTTACCATCTAAAAACAGCGGGACCGGATTACACTTGATCCGGTCCCGCTGCTGCGGTTCACCTGTTAACTTTTCCCAAACACAGAAGCAGTCTTAATATCCAGTTTCCTGCACCACTCCTTAAGCACTTCCTCCCTGCAGCAGGATGCGGAAAAATCCTCCAGCTCAAAATCCAGGGGTATGTCGGTCTTAATGGTGGCCAGCTCCTTAGACAGCCTGGCTGCGGCTTCCCCGCACAGTTCCCCTTCCTCCCCTGTCTTGGTCAAAGATTTGTAGGGGGAACGGCTGATTCCCAGGCAGTTTTTCCAGAAGTCCTGCAGCTCCTTAAGCTGCTTCTTATCCTGCTCCGCCTCATGTATCACCTCATAAATATGTTCCACGGTGCCGTATTCTCCCAGCAAAAGCGGTGCTGCGCTGGCAACGCCGCGGACTCCCGGGATATTGTCCGAGGTATCGCCCTGGATTCCCTTCAGGTCCGTAATCTGCCTGGGCCACACTCCTTCCTCGGAATACACCGTCTCAGCCGTAAACTCAAAGGTCTTTTCCGGCAGGTTCACCGATGCCTTATCCAGGCCGTAAAGCCCGTAATACTTGTCGCAGAGCTCCTCCGCCTTTTCCTGCCTGGCCTGGACCATCCAGGCCCTTACATTATACTCATCGCTCACAAGCTGAAGGTAATCATGGTCCTTGGTCATCACCACCATGGGCACCTGCTCCCTGAATTTATAGACCAGGCTTCCCGCATAGTCATCCGCCTCATACCGGTCGCTGTAGAGCACCTTAAAACCTGCTTCCTCCAGAATCCGCTCCATCAGTACGAACTGCTGCTTAAGTGGCTCCGGTGTCCTGCTTCTGGTCCCCTTATAATCAGGATACAGCTCCCTGCGGAAGGTATCCCTTGTCTTGTCAAACACAAATGCCACATAGGCCGGCTGCTGCTTTTTCAGCAGGGAAACCACGGCCTTCAGCACCCCCATGATGCCGTTGGTATAGGTCCCGTCCGATGCGTGGAGGATTTTCCCGTAATGCTTTTCCTTTTCCTCGTCCGTCTTGGCGAACATGATTTCCCTGGGTAACACTGCATAGTAACAGGTTGACAGCAGGGATGAGCCGTCAACAATCACGAATTTTCTTTCTGACATTCTGATTCCATCTCTTTCTTTCGTATTCTGTCATTGTGCGGGCCATTATGCTTACCTGCGGTGATGCCTGTCCCAGATTCCGGCAAACAGCAGGGCGGCTACAATGAATACCAGCACTATCAAGCGTTCCATCTGTCCCATATGGCTCCTCCTTCCGGAGACATGACTGTAACGGGAAGTCACAGTTTCCTCAAAACTGTATCATACACCAGTTTTGTCCTGGCGTCAAAGAGAACCCACAGAATCTGTTCCAGTTCACCCGGATACTCTGCCGCAAATTCTCTGGCAGTTCCTATGGCGGTTTCTGCTGCCAGCCCCACCGGGAAGTGGTATATACCGGTGGAGACAGAGGGAAATGCAATCCGCTTCACTCCATTTTCCAGGGCCAGCAAAAGGGAATTCCTGTAGCAGGAGGCAAGCTTCTCCTGCTCCCCGCATGTGCCGCCGTTCCACACAGGACCCACGGTGTGGATAATATACCGGCATTCCAGGTTGTAGGCCTTTGTAATCTTGGCCTGTCCTGTCTTGCAGCCGCCCAACAGCCTGCATTCATGCAGCAGTTCCTTTCCCGCGGCCCTGTGGATAGCCCCATCCACCCCTCCTCCTCCAAGGAGGGATGAGTTGGCCGCGTTGACGATTGCATCCATTCCGGTTATCTTCGTTATATCACCTAATACAGTACCTATGACTGTGTTGTTTTCATTTTTCATAGCTGGCCTCCTCTGATTTCTTTCCTTTGATTATACCATATAACCCCTCAGTCCCGACAGCAGTAATTCACCGATTTTCCCCGCTCCGCTGTCAGCCGCAAAGGTATGGACCAGACTGGCCTTATCCCTGCCAAGGATATTTTCCAGCTCTGCAAAGGAAAGCAGGCCTTTGAGGTACAGCTTTACGATTTCCATTGGTCCGCTTCCGATTTCCGCCACCAGCTCTAAATGTGTCATGATTCACCTTCTTTCTGCCTTTTTCAACCTTCCATTAAAAATGCCGGCCTAATAATATATGCAGGCTTTTTCCAGAATATTCCTGTTGGCAGCCATATCATTCCATTGAAATCATGAAAATCTTTCGCTTTCCCTATGGTAAAAATTAATCATTCCATTAAAAAAAGTCAGCTTTTTGTAAGAAACATTACGCTTCATTACATTTCACTGACTTCCGTTGCAATTCATCCTGAACTATGGTATATTCACATCAGGTCAGAAATGACGCTAGCCCGGCAGCTTCCACAGCCCCATGTTGTGGAAGCACCGGGCTCCCCCCAAAAAGATTATCTATCATCATTCTTCGTATTTCCAGATTTGCACCTCACCTGAATATCCCTCAAATGTACGTTTAATAATATCCTCCACTATATTCCAGTCGCCTCCTGCGCTGCCGCATCCTATCTTATAGGGAAATGCCACTGTCTCGTTTTTGCCCCTGGCTTCCAAAAAGCTCCGGATTTCTCCCATCGCTTTTTCCAATGCGTCATAATCGGTATAGACCATCTTTTTTCTGCCGTAATCATCCTGTCCGTACAGATTGCCAATCAGAAACCAGCGTCCGTCCTTTTCCACCGGCTGGGCAGACACCCGTCCCAGCAGCTTGGATGTGTCCCCGTTTTCCTTTTCAATCCACTGCTTCGTTATCCGCTTATACGTTTTCTCCACTTCTGGAAACAGCTTCTTTACCTGTCCTGCAATACCATAGCCGAATGCGCCCTGGCAGTTCACCTGATGACACAGAATATCTGCCTTTGAATCAAATATGCTGCCATTGTAATATTGAATCATAATTTCCTCCTCTATCTCTTTCATGATGCTGTCCGCCCGTTATATCATATCCCGGTGCTCGGTCCGGCCCAGCAGATAATCCACGGAACAGCCGAAATAGTCCGCCAGTTTTACCAGTGAGACCGCGTTCGGCACGCTCCTTCCGTTTTTCCAGTCGCTGATGTTTCCCATGGATACATCCAGATCCCTGGATACCTGGCTGGTACTGCCCTTCCGCCTGATTTCCGCAAACAGATTCTTCAAGTCAATCCTTTCCTGTACCACATTTCATTCCCCCAATTCCAGTATAAAAGTTGTGTCGGATCTATCATAAATGCTGAGAGGAAAATTGTAAATAAAAATATGCACAAAAGTCCTTCAATAATTTGTAAGTATTTCTTCAAACTCCGTCCATGAATATCATGTATAATAGTTACAATTCGGGTATTGCCCGGAATACAAAGGAGGATTATTATGGATACAAACAAGAAAATATTGATAGGAGCCATTGGCGCTGCTGTTGTCATCGGCGGCATTGCCATCGGCCTCCTGCTCAGCAAGACGCCGGAAAAGGCAGACCTGTCCACCATACATACAGAGGCAGCCACGGAAGCTCCCAAGGAAACGCTTCCCGCCGCCACACAGGCTCCGGAGACAGAGGAGACCACAGAAGGCCAGGAAGACGCTGCTTCCAGTGTTTCCGCTTCCATCGAGACCTATACATCCGGAAAGGTATCTATCCAGTATCCTGCGGTGGACCAGATGGATGACGCCTCAAAGAAGGACAAGATTAATGAACTGTTAAAGACCAATGCCCTGTCCTTCATAAAAGCCAATGACATCGACGAGGCCAACGATACCCTGGATATCAAGTGCAAGGTGATTTCCGTGGACCGCAAACGTCTCACTGCCACTTACACCGGCACTCTGTCCGCAAAGGGAGCCGCCCATCCGGTCAATCTGTTTTATTCCAACACAGTCAATCTGCTTCAGGCCCAGAACCTGGGACTGGATGATTTTACCGACGCCTATACCATGGCCGGATATGTGCTCAGCGACGATGTAAAGTTTTCCGGCATTTCTTCTGATGTAGAGGCCCAGGTCCTGAGCTACCGCTCTTCCATGGATTTGGATTCCCTGACCGCTGTCTTTAACAGCGCGGACTTCCCTCTGTCATCAGAGACCCAGTGGCCCGAATCCTTCAGCTATGAAAAACAGGGAACCATCTACTTTTCACTGCCTGTTCCCCATGCCCTGGGCGACTATGTGCTGGTTGCATTTGACCCCACCACCAAATAGTCCTTTAACCGGGGTTGATATCATAAGATATTTGATATATAATTATCAGTAATTCTAATAGATAAAGGAGCAGCAAAATTTATGGATAACGTAATGGTATTTGACCACCCTTTGATTCAGCACAAGATTTCTATTCTGCGCAATAAAGCTACAGGAACCAATGAGTTCCGTGCCCTCATTGAGGAAATTGCCATGCTGATGGGCTATGAAGCCCTCCGCGACCTTCCTCTGGAGGATGTGGAGGTGGAAACTCCCATCGAGACATGCATGACCCCCATGATTGCCGGACGCAAACTGGCCGTGGTTCCGATTCTCCGTGCCGGACTTGGCATGGTAAACGGCATCCTGGCTCTGGTTCCCAGCGCAAAGGTAGGTCATATCGGTTTATACAGGGACGAGGTGACTCACGAACCTCATGAATATTACTGCAAGCTTCCAAACCCCATTGAAGAGCGTACCATCATCGTCACAGATCCCATGCTGGCCACTGGCGGTTCCGGTGTCTCAGCCGTTGACTTTATCAAGGAACACGGCGGGAAAAAGATTAAATTCATGGCTATCATAGCTGCTCCGGAAGGCCTTAAGCGTCTCCATGAAGCCCATCCCGATGTACAGATTTACGTGGGACATCTGGACCGCTGCCTGAATGAAAACGCCTATATCTGCCCCGGACTGGGAGATGCCGGAGATCGTATCTTCGGAACAAAATAACAGGAATTATTACAGGCAAATACAAATACAGGGACATACAAACCATAAGATAAAACAGGAAGCCGGACTTGCGATGTGCAGTGTCCGGCTTCCTGTTTTTATAAACTCTCTGACTGTTCCGTGTTTCTGTTCGTTCTGTACTGACGGCTTATTTTACTACCTTAAGCCCGCCCTTTCCCTTCTCAGGTGCCTCGGGCGCTTCCTGCTCTGTTTCCACTTCCCTGGCCTCTTTTACAACGATGTTGTCCTGGCCCTTGTAGATGGAGTCAGAGGGAACACAGCCGCGTACGCTGGACAGCGGGTATACATTAGAATTACGTCCAATGACCGTTCCGGGATTGAGCACGCTGTTGCAGCCAATCTCCGCGTGATCGCCCAAGATGGCGCCGAATTTCTTGCGTCCTGTCTCCACATCACCATCCTCAGCATGAACCTTTACAAGACCCTTGTCAGCCTTCACATTGGAGGTCACTGCGCCGGCTCCCATATGTGCCTTGTAGCCCAGGATGGAATCGCCCACATAGTTGAAATGGGGCACCTGCGCCTCGTCAAAGATGATGGAGTTCTTGATTTCACAGGAATTGCCGATGACAACGTGCTGTCCAAGGATAACGCCTCCTCTTAAAAAGGCTCCGTTGCGTATCTGTACCTTTGGTCCGATGATCATAGGTCCGCCCATGGCAGTGGTGGGAGCCATCTGTGCTGTCTTGTGAATCCAGATATTCTTTCCAATCTTCTTGTATTCGTTCTCCGGAAGGCTGGCGCCCAGACTTTCGATGAACCCATTGATGTCACCCAGAACTTCCCATGGATACTCATGGCCCTCAAACAGCTTTTCAGCGATTGTATGGCTTGTGTCTAAAAGTTCTTTGATTTTCATCTGTTCCAGTTTCATAAATTAATTCTCCTTTTTTGTTTTATAGAATGCGGCTGCCGCGTCAAAATAACCTCTCATATTGTACTGGTTATTCATGCGGATGACATTGACTGTCCTGCCGGCAACAAAACGATTCAGCTTTTCCATATACTCATCTGAGGTTATGGAACCCTCCGCAACATAGGTGAGCCCCTTTTCCCAGCTGGCTGTCAGCTCGGGATTCAGAAGCTGGCGGATGGACTGGTCCACCACGTCATAGACCATTTCCCCTAAAAGGGACGGCGTAATAACCTGGGTTTTCTTGTTCAGGTTCAGATACTTGATGTTAAACAGTTTCTTAAGTATCTCAGCCCTGGTAGCGCTGGTGCCTATGCCGCTGCCCTTAATCTGAGCCCGCAGCTCCTCGTCCTCTATGAGCTGGCCTGCATTTTCCATGGCCAGAATCATGGAACCGGAGGTATAGCGCTTGGGAGGTGATGTCTCGCCTTCCTTTATATTCAGCTCCACCAAAGTAAGTATATCATTTTTTTTCAATTCTGCAAGCATCTGGAGCAATACTGTCCTGTCAACTTTTGGAGAAATGGCATTTGGGACACCTTCTTTTGCCTCGTCCCTGGACTCATCCCTTGTCTCATCCTTTGTCTCATCCCTGGCCTCGTCAAAGGATTCCTCCACCCCATTTTTCTTTGCCAGGTTCACATCCGCCACCTTGAGATATCCCGGTTCGGACAGAACCTTAAAATTGGCAAAAAAATGTTCCTTCAGGCGCTCCAGCTCCAGGCTGTATTTCTGATAAACCGCCGGAGGATAAAATATGCTCAAAAACCGTCTGCATATGACCTGATACACCTTTTCAGACAATGGCGGCAGTCCCCTCAGGTTTCCAAGTCCCTGTCCGGTGGGCACAATGGCATAGTGGTCCGTTATCTGCTTGTCATTGACATAGCGTGTCTTGGCAATCCCCTTATAGGATCCCATATTCAGCACCTCATCCGCAAACCCTGCCATAGGCCCGTAATTCTTAAGGCCGCCTATGTTCTTTTGAATCTCCTTGGACACTGCCGTGGACAGAACCCTGGCATCGGTTCTGGGGTAGGTGACCATCTTTTTCTCATACAGCTCCTGCACCACCTTAAGCGTCTCATCCGGACTGATTTTAAACATCTTGGAACAGTCGTTCTGAAGCTCCGCCAGGTTGTAAAGAAGGGGCGGATTCTTGGTCTCCTTTTTCTTCTCCTTGGCGAGCACCGTGGCCGTGAGAGGCGGCTCTGCCGTCAATAAGGCGGCCAGCTCCTCTGCCTGCTGCCTGTCCTTAAAGCCGTTGTCCTTATACAGGCAGGGGGTTCCGAAATAGCGGGAACCTTCCACTGCCTTCCACTCCGCCTCAAAGGGAACCGGCTGGCCGTCCTTACCCGGCGCCTCAAAGGATCCAATCACCCTGTAAAAGGGGGTTTTGACAAAACCGCGTATCTCCCGCTCTCTGCGCACCACCATTCCCATGACACAGGTCATGACCCTGCCCACGGACAGAACCGTAAACTTGGTTCCCAGATAATTTGACAGGGCAGGTCCGTACTTAAGGGTCAGCACCCTGGAGAAATTAATTCCCATAAGGTAGTCCT
Coding sequences within:
- a CDS encoding sugar ABC transporter ATP-binding protein, whose translation is MEEYRLKIANMSKSFPGVKALDNIKLAVKPGSVHALIGENGAGKSTLMKCLFGLYHPDSGTIEIDGRVMDIKDPNDALKNGISMIHQELNPVPYRNVVDNIWAGRFQTKGIVVDENQMMEKTRNLLRDLDFDIDVTTFAKNLSVSQMQAIEIAKAVSYNAKIIIMDEPTSSLTVAETQHLFKIIDKLRKEGRSIIYISHKLEEIFEIADEITVMRDGQYIGTWDIKDITIDQLIGQMVGRKMNERFPLCEDARTDEVMLQVKNFTSADPRSFKNVSFDLHKGEILGIGGLVGAQRTELIEAIFGLRRIVSGELTVNGKTVVNHSPQDAIRNGFALLTEERRATGIIPMLSVWDNALTVAYKKLTGNVFGYIHTKKLFPSVDKVCTDLDVRMAGTKTLIKNLSGGNQQKVLIGRWLLANCDVIMLDEPTRGVDVGAKYEIYRIMQDLVKKGKAIIMVSSEMPELLGMSDRIMIMCAGKQTGILGKTEATQVEVMKYATQFEDKTKEGVSV
- a CDS encoding class II fructose-bisphosphate aldolase, whose protein sequence is MKLSPMKDILEMAEERNIAYGAYVTVSYETALAAIEAGTELDIPVIFITGTDCCDLMGGFEGTVDTVKRAMKAADCKVPVALHLDHCRTYEECVQAIQAGYSSVMIDGSSLPFEENVALTKKVADYAHCYGITVEGELGKLVGEEGNFKVEGDPESAQTDPDQAKEFVERTGIDCIAVSIGTQHGVYVAAPHLNIERLKKIHDVVDVPIVLHGGSGTPKEQVQEAIRNGIRKINIATDVLIAVANSFEDMKQKPDFKYNTGMFVNSQACAREFIKGKMREFALMD
- a CDS encoding galactose ABC transporter substrate-binding protein translates to MKKSMNRFVCGLTAAVMMGTLTACSGGLGETKPAVPAGSESAGNSESAAQQGEAQAEMKATVIWRAFDDQFQSGFRIIMQNEAEKSGGITLDMQDAANDVSTANSKLEVALSKKTDVVAICAPDRESIENMMKKCDADGVPAVFFNMEPMEDTMNRYENIWYVGAQAKQSGEMCAQALINYWNDNKDIADKNGDGKLSLVILQGEIGQQDVTLRTDAYKETLEKNGIEYEILACDTANWDQAQALDKMNAWITAYGIDGIEGVLCNNDSMAMGAVQACINNGYNSGDAEKFVPIVGIDANIDALEAMKAGSLLGTVLNDRKSQSDAIINVIKAVHAGTEITEDVVGVNCTVDGKYVWVPYVIVDESNLSATLEDMLAVAQSE
- a CDS encoding carbohydrate kinase family protein translates to MVLSFGMMVCDTLLRPVDRDALSRDCTMIEKPIQACGGDALNTAIALSRLGIPVTMAGRVGDDLNGRFVLDQCRKLGMDVSHVVTDPVHATASSFALIEENGERHFLSDVTIFDEVDDSDLPEKAVENADIVYIGSACSFNRMNQGGLARILRRAKAHGRMTVMDAAINQRSVCSCWMDMFKEVLPYTDVFFPSYEEALAITGCREIPDISSAFKPMGLAYFGIKLGSKGCYATDFIRERYIECPRGIRAVDTTGAGDSFMAGLMAGLVNGLSFFESAGLAGSVASHSVQHMGAAGGILPYEDELYIYNHHKKLK
- a CDS encoding ABC transporter permease subunit — its product is MKIKELTAKDIKNIMMDKALIIVLVFMIIGIIIIEPSFLQIRVLTDILTQSAVKMICALGLMFALLLGGTDLSGGRQVGLAAVMVASLSQMADYSNKFWPGLPELPIIIPVIMTLALVAVIGAVNGFMIAKLKMAPFIATFGMSTIVYGINCLYFAKKPNNSQPIGGIRNDLTVLSSFKVFGQISFLVVIAVIAIVGVWFLLNKTVFGKNIYIVGGNPEAAKVSGINVSKVIITVFIIESMFVGLAGILEVARTGGANSAYGNAYEFDAISSCVVGGVSLSGGVGKVSGVIIGVLIFTFISYGLAYIGVNSNWQLIVKGLIICSAVALDMRKNS
- a CDS encoding GntR family transcriptional regulator, which gives rise to MTMFTKEINKDVPIPLYYQLKNIIKTDIENGTLKTGDTIPTEMEIMSHYNISRFTVRQAISELVNEGYLLRKTSKGTFVTEPNKKTSFIKSFEPFHQQIQELGKTPHTELLDMSVMKPDDRIRELLRLGTNDKVISLFRRRFADATPVVTIQNYLPYNLCHFVLSHDFKDVSLYNLFMSRPETCIDNTRTIVSAETATPEDVKLLEVKPGSPMLCFNNISTTSDGTIIDYAYAHYRGDMNKFEINESPK